A single Corallococcus exiguus DNA region contains:
- a CDS encoding NAD-dependent epimerase/dehydratase family protein, with translation MKLLVTGGTGFLGTHLVPKLVAAGHDVRLIARSKPSGPAFAKTEVHQGDLKDRDAVRRALEGVDAVYHLAGLVSFQSKDARRMYELHVDCTRELLRDVREAGIKRVILGSTSGTIAVSKDDRVGTEDDDYPITTVANWPYYLSKIYEEKLALEYCRKHSVPLVVLNPSLLMGPGDDRLSSTWTVVKFLNREIPAMPGGGISFVDARDAADAFVQALTRGEVYGRHLMGVNMAMPDFFDRLQRLTGVPAPRMKLPREVNIWGGKLLEQFAKLRGTVSKLDPQEVEIGEHFFYLEPAKAERELGFKARDVHETLLDTVQYLYGKMPPGNLPGTRGRLAESREGT, from the coding sequence GTGAAGCTGCTCGTCACCGGAGGCACGGGATTCCTGGGCACGCACCTGGTGCCCAAGCTGGTTGCCGCGGGCCACGACGTGCGCCTCATCGCGCGCTCGAAGCCGTCAGGCCCCGCGTTCGCGAAGACGGAAGTGCACCAGGGCGACCTCAAGGACCGGGACGCCGTGCGCCGCGCGCTGGAGGGCGTGGACGCCGTCTACCACCTGGCGGGGCTCGTCTCCTTCCAGAGCAAGGACGCGCGGCGGATGTACGAGTTGCACGTGGACTGCACGCGCGAGCTGCTGCGCGACGTGCGCGAAGCGGGCATCAAACGCGTCATCCTCGGCTCCACCTCCGGCACCATCGCGGTGTCGAAGGATGACCGTGTGGGCACGGAGGATGACGACTACCCCATCACCACCGTCGCCAACTGGCCCTACTACCTCTCCAAGATTTACGAAGAGAAGCTGGCGCTGGAGTACTGCCGCAAGCACTCCGTCCCGCTGGTGGTGCTCAACCCCAGCCTGCTGATGGGGCCCGGGGATGACCGCCTGTCCTCCACCTGGACGGTGGTGAAGTTCCTCAACCGGGAGATTCCGGCCATGCCCGGCGGCGGCATCTCCTTCGTGGACGCGCGCGACGCGGCGGACGCCTTCGTGCAGGCGCTCACCCGGGGCGAGGTGTACGGCCGCCACCTGATGGGCGTGAACATGGCCATGCCGGACTTCTTCGACCGGCTCCAGCGCCTCACCGGCGTGCCCGCCCCGCGCATGAAGCTGCCGCGCGAGGTGAACATCTGGGGCGGCAAGCTGCTGGAGCAGTTCGCGAAGCTGCGAGGCACCGTGTCCAAGCTCGACCCGCAGGAGGTCGAGATTGGCGAGCACTTCTTCTACCTGGAGCCCGCCAAGGCCGAGCGCGAGCTGGGCTTCAAGGCGCGCGACGTCCACGAGACGCTGCTGGACACCGTCCAGTACCTCTACGGGAAGATGCCGCCCGGAAACCTGCCCGGCACCCGCGGCCGGCTGGCCGAGTCGCGCGAAGGCACCTGA
- a CDS encoding outer membrane protein assembly factor BamB family protein, with amino-acid sequence MLTLAVMACQRAPVELAFQYSSNASSRTGLTALSDGVLLGNEAGAVVRLDREGRPVWTARLGREVAVAPSLAGESVVVGTVVGEVACLSLEDGKERWRLGGEPPVLTPPVVDDAGHTVYLVAPDGAVRALAVDSGQERWKQPAPKAPTPASAESLEPQPSVAPGLRAAPVLVADVLVVPLGSGLWALDALSGVPRWSLPVTDVVGLDSERDTVFVATRPGRVLALSVKNGSTRWEQRFSDGVTGPPARALGALWVGAGPSSLVGLSTSEGREVARVVLPSPLVGRVQVGLEDLLLVPTSGHEGNLVALKAPGWTPAFTVRADTPLRTRPVVRGPLVFVLGLDGRVLAWRLRVPPPA; translated from the coding sequence ATGTTGACGCTGGCCGTCATGGCGTGCCAGCGGGCGCCGGTGGAACTGGCCTTCCAGTACTCCAGCAATGCGTCCTCGCGGACGGGGCTCACGGCCCTTTCGGACGGGGTGCTCCTGGGCAACGAAGCGGGCGCGGTGGTGCGACTGGACCGCGAGGGCCGGCCGGTGTGGACCGCCCGGCTGGGCCGGGAGGTGGCGGTGGCCCCCTCCCTGGCCGGCGAGAGCGTCGTCGTGGGGACGGTGGTGGGCGAGGTGGCCTGCCTGTCGCTCGAGGACGGCAAGGAGCGCTGGCGCCTGGGAGGCGAGCCGCCCGTGCTGACACCGCCCGTGGTGGACGACGCGGGACACACCGTCTACCTGGTGGCGCCCGACGGCGCGGTGCGCGCCCTGGCGGTGGACTCCGGGCAGGAGCGCTGGAAGCAGCCGGCGCCCAAGGCCCCCACGCCCGCGTCGGCGGAATCCTTGGAGCCACAGCCATCCGTGGCCCCGGGGCTCCGGGCGGCGCCGGTGCTGGTGGCGGACGTGCTGGTGGTGCCGCTCGGCTCGGGGCTGTGGGCGCTGGACGCCCTGAGCGGTGTGCCGCGCTGGTCGCTACCAGTGACGGACGTGGTGGGGCTGGATTCGGAGCGCGACACGGTGTTCGTGGCCACGCGGCCGGGCCGGGTGCTGGCGCTGTCGGTGAAGAACGGGAGCACGCGCTGGGAGCAGCGCTTCTCGGACGGGGTGACGGGGCCGCCCGCGCGGGCGCTGGGCGCGCTGTGGGTGGGCGCGGGCCCGTCGTCACTGGTGGGGCTGTCCACCTCGGAGGGCCGGGAGGTGGCGCGGGTGGTGCTGCCCTCGCCGCTGGTGGGCCGGGTGCAGGTGGGGCTGGAGGACCTGCTGCTGGTGCCCACGTCCGGCCACGAGGGGAACCTGGTCGCGCTCAAGGCGCCGGGCTGGACGCCTGCGTTCACCGTGAGGGCGGACACGCCGCTGCGCACGCGGCCGGTGGTGCGCGGGCCGCTGGTGTTCGTGCTGGGGTTGGACGGCCGCGTGCTGGCGTGGCGGCTGCGGGTGCCGCCGCCCGCCTGA
- a CDS encoding dihydrofolate reductase family protein produces MTADRRYAHAMRPLRYSINVTLDGCCDHRAGFADEDLHRHAVENLERADALLFGRVTYEMMEEAFRPQAGAGAGPEQTDPFARAIDAAKKYVVSSTLDRVDWNAELVRGDLGTAVQQLKRESGKGLFVGGVKLPLALAELGLIDEYELVVHPRLAGHGPTLFAGLSKPLDLKLVSRLELASGAMAMRYEPRR; encoded by the coding sequence ATGACCGCCGACCGGCGGTACGCTCACGCAATGCGACCCCTTCGGTATTCCATCAACGTCACCTTGGATGGCTGCTGTGATCATCGTGCGGGCTTCGCGGACGAAGACCTGCACCGTCACGCGGTCGAGAACCTCGAACGGGCCGATGCCCTCCTCTTTGGCCGGGTGACCTACGAAATGATGGAGGAAGCGTTTCGGCCGCAGGCAGGGGCGGGAGCGGGGCCTGAGCAGACGGACCCCTTCGCCCGGGCGATCGACGCGGCAAAAAAGTACGTCGTGTCGAGCACCCTGGACCGGGTCGATTGGAACGCGGAGCTCGTGCGCGGGGACCTGGGGACGGCTGTTCAACAGCTCAAGAGGGAGTCGGGGAAGGGGCTGTTCGTGGGAGGCGTGAAGCTCCCGCTGGCGTTGGCGGAGCTCGGACTGATTGACGAGTATGAGCTCGTGGTTCATCCCAGGCTGGCGGGCCACGGGCCGACGTTGTTCGCGGGGCTGTCCAAGCCTCTCGACTTGAAGCTCGTGAGCCGACTGGAGCTCGCCTCGGGGGCGATGGCCATGAGGTATGAGCCGAGAAGGTAG
- the add gene encoding adenosine deaminase, which translates to MPTIREDETPNATGIPSSARRTDIIPPPTLAVTEELLHALPKTDLHCHLDGSMRLKTILELAEQQKIKLMADTEDGLAKAIHMGQVCKSLEEYLVAFDVTLSVLQTAESLYRAAYELAVDAAAENVRWLEVRYSPALHLQKGLKMTTVIDSVLEGLRAAKKETGIKCAVIVCGIRHINPQTSMRLAELSVAYKNRGVVGFDLAGAEASFPAKDHLDAFRLILKNNVNCTAHAGEAYGPESISQAIHSLGAHRIGHGTRLREDGDLLNYVNDHRIPMEVCPSSNVQTGAVSSLESHPLKFYFDYGLRVTINTDNRLITDTTVTKELWLAHRELGLSLEDLTTIIVSGFKSAFLPFREKQDMLRQVNQEIATTLAAFEKRPVAAMRQPA; encoded by the coding sequence ATGCCCACGATTCGTGAAGACGAAACCCCCAACGCCACCGGCATCCCTTCATCCGCCCGGCGTACGGACATCATCCCGCCCCCCACGCTGGCGGTGACGGAGGAGCTGCTCCACGCGCTCCCCAAGACGGACCTGCACTGCCACCTGGACGGGTCCATGCGGCTGAAGACCATCCTGGAGCTGGCCGAGCAGCAGAAGATCAAGCTCATGGCCGACACCGAGGACGGCCTGGCCAAGGCCATCCACATGGGCCAGGTGTGCAAGAGCCTGGAGGAGTACCTCGTCGCGTTCGACGTGACGCTCTCCGTCCTCCAGACGGCCGAGTCCCTCTACCGCGCCGCCTACGAGCTGGCCGTGGACGCCGCCGCGGAGAACGTGCGCTGGCTGGAGGTGCGCTACTCGCCCGCGCTGCACCTGCAGAAGGGCCTGAAGATGACCACCGTCATCGACTCCGTGCTGGAGGGCCTGCGCGCCGCGAAGAAGGAGACGGGCATCAAGTGCGCCGTCATCGTCTGCGGCATCCGCCACATCAACCCGCAGACGTCCATGCGCCTGGCGGAGCTGTCCGTGGCGTACAAGAACCGCGGCGTCGTGGGCTTCGACCTGGCGGGCGCGGAGGCCAGCTTCCCCGCCAAGGACCACCTGGACGCCTTCCGCCTCATCCTCAAGAACAACGTCAACTGCACCGCCCACGCCGGTGAGGCCTACGGACCGGAGTCCATCTCCCAGGCCATCCACTCGCTGGGCGCGCACCGCATCGGCCACGGCACCCGGCTGCGCGAGGACGGGGACCTGCTCAACTACGTCAACGACCACCGCATCCCCATGGAGGTCTGCCCGTCCTCCAACGTCCAGACGGGCGCGGTGTCCTCGCTGGAGTCCCACCCGCTCAAGTTCTATTTCGACTACGGCCTGCGGGTGACCATCAACACGGACAACCGCCTCATCACCGACACCACGGTGACGAAGGAGCTGTGGCTCGCCCACCGCGAGCTGGGCCTGTCGCTGGAGGACCTCACCACCATCATCGTGTCCGGCTTCAAGAGCGCCTTCCTCCCGTTCCGGGAGAAGCAGGACATGCTGCGGCAGGTGAACCAGGAGATCGCCACCACGCTGGCCGCCTTCGAGAAGCGCCCCGTCGCGGCCATGCGCCAGCCGGCCTGA
- a CDS encoding DUF7305 domain-containing protein, whose protein sequence is MRLHIAGFMAWTALLSAGCTVDDPVATLRSPDAGTDVPDEWAAHCEDSGPPLLLGNPAAGPQVCSGQLAQTLFRRAACSCEGLSLSAPFTVDAFRSSAGPYAPGGTGGDVGVNGVLSANDRVTVGGLLQVGGVQISSPLTVGGGLDSNGPLSGPGTSATVTGDARVNGDVGLAALTVGGVLTVPPEFSPGPAQASELRREPVPPVIPCDCAEGSRFDPAALIAHHTVDNDNAAIGLDPATLTDVTGERVLELLCGRFLLTRIAGPGRATLRIRGRTALFIPGGVDLKEALTVDVQPPGELDLFLAGGFIVSGDLTLGSAALPSRVRVYVAGSQALDISAGSTLAGNLYAPQAQLNLSGNAEVFGSLFVRHLEASGAVQVHHDADVLGAGAACPAGQAG, encoded by the coding sequence ATGAGGCTCCACATCGCGGGGTTCATGGCCTGGACCGCGCTGCTGAGCGCCGGGTGCACGGTGGATGATCCGGTGGCCACGCTGCGCTCACCCGACGCGGGGACCGACGTTCCGGATGAATGGGCGGCGCACTGCGAGGACAGCGGGCCTCCGCTCCTGCTGGGCAATCCGGCAGCGGGGCCTCAGGTGTGCAGCGGCCAGCTGGCGCAGACGCTGTTCCGCCGCGCGGCGTGTTCCTGCGAGGGACTGTCCCTCAGCGCTCCCTTCACCGTGGATGCGTTCCGAAGCTCGGCGGGCCCCTATGCCCCCGGTGGCACGGGCGGCGACGTGGGCGTGAACGGAGTCCTGTCCGCGAACGACCGCGTCACGGTGGGGGGCTTGCTCCAGGTGGGGGGCGTCCAGATCAGCAGTCCGCTCACGGTGGGCGGCGGTCTGGACAGCAACGGTCCCCTCTCCGGCCCCGGCACCTCCGCCACCGTGACGGGTGACGCACGGGTGAATGGGGACGTGGGGCTCGCCGCGCTCACCGTGGGCGGCGTGCTCACCGTCCCTCCGGAGTTCTCCCCGGGCCCTGCCCAGGCGTCGGAGCTGCGCCGCGAGCCCGTGCCCCCGGTCATCCCCTGTGACTGTGCCGAGGGTTCCCGCTTCGACCCGGCCGCGCTCATCGCCCACCACACCGTGGACAACGACAACGCCGCCATCGGCCTGGACCCGGCGACGCTGACGGACGTCACCGGCGAGCGCGTGCTGGAGCTGCTCTGTGGCCGCTTCCTGCTGACGCGCATCGCGGGGCCGGGCCGGGCCACGCTGCGCATCCGGGGCCGTACCGCGCTGTTCATCCCCGGTGGCGTGGACCTGAAGGAAGCGCTCACCGTGGACGTGCAGCCTCCCGGCGAACTGGACCTCTTCCTCGCGGGGGGCTTCATCGTGTCCGGCGACCTCACGCTGGGGTCCGCCGCCCTGCCCTCGCGGGTGCGCGTCTACGTGGCGGGCTCGCAGGCGTTGGACATCTCCGCGGGCAGCACGCTCGCGGGCAACCTCTACGCGCCCCAGGCCCAGCTCAACCTGAGCGGCAACGCGGAGGTCTTCGGCTCGCTCTTCGTGCGCCACCTGGAGGCGTCCGGCGCGGTGCAGGTGCACCACGACGCGGACGTGCTCGGCGCGGGCGCCGCGTGCCCCGCCGGCCAAGCGGGATGA
- a CDS encoding tetratricopeptide repeat protein: MSPRPPDDGDGEPLDDLLRPLDNGSGPARRLSRQRSSALVQAALDAALQQAPEPPRRRRRPPVWLMAGAALVFTGAAAAAVWRYARPAQPPPQVLTPAVPEPTRMATLEPVPLPPPAPPEPFVIEHPRPLRPSITVKESSKPEDLLRQANAFRSAGNWKEAEGLYLRVIRAEPSSLAAYVARVASGALRLEHLGDARGALRQYQDAVRLQPGGMLDPEARHGVAEAHRALGDTAAEARALGEFLSLHPDSPLSAASRARLRELSPQ; encoded by the coding sequence ATGAGCCCCCGCCCCCCCGACGACGGTGACGGTGAGCCGCTGGACGACCTGCTGCGGCCCCTGGACAACGGCAGTGGGCCCGCGCGGCGGCTGTCCCGGCAGCGTTCGAGCGCGCTCGTCCAGGCGGCATTGGACGCGGCGCTCCAGCAGGCGCCGGAGCCCCCGCGAAGACGCAGGCGGCCTCCCGTGTGGTTGATGGCGGGCGCGGCGCTCGTCTTCACCGGGGCCGCGGCCGCCGCCGTGTGGCGCTATGCGCGGCCCGCGCAACCGCCCCCGCAGGTGCTGACGCCAGCCGTGCCGGAGCCGACGCGGATGGCCACGCTGGAGCCGGTGCCCCTGCCCCCGCCCGCGCCGCCCGAGCCCTTCGTCATCGAGCATCCGCGGCCGCTGCGTCCGAGCATCACCGTGAAGGAGTCGTCGAAGCCGGAGGACCTGCTGCGGCAGGCCAACGCGTTCCGTTCGGCGGGGAATTGGAAGGAAGCGGAAGGGCTGTATCTGCGCGTCATCCGCGCGGAGCCGTCGTCGCTGGCGGCGTACGTCGCGCGTGTGGCGTCGGGGGCGCTGCGGTTGGAGCACCTGGGCGACGCGCGAGGCGCCCTGCGCCAGTACCAGGACGCGGTGCGGCTGCAACCCGGTGGCATGTTGGATCCGGAGGCGCGCCACGGCGTGGCGGAAGCCCACCGCGCCCTGGGCGACACGGCGGCGGAGGCCCGAGCGCTGGGTGAGTTCCTCTCGCTGCATCCGGACTCGCCCCTGAGCGCGGCGTCGCGCGCGCGGCTCCGGGAGCTGTCGCCGCAATGA
- a CDS encoding RNA polymerase sigma factor — MRSSGSHATVAPRGEDARLTAAMRGQRDATESLLLELLPRVRNLVRYLVRGDMDVEDIAQESLIALVRGLPTYRGDGRFHGWVDRVVVRTTFAWLKRSRGREARYSGDPVELLAVPSDEAPADEYLHRRHLVTLLDRLSTEQRHALVLHHVLELSVQEISTELGVPFETVRSRLRLGRTALRALASDGEAPEGESS, encoded by the coding sequence ATGAGGAGCTCGGGCTCACATGCGACCGTCGCGCCCCGTGGCGAGGACGCCCGGCTGACGGCGGCCATGCGAGGACAGCGCGACGCGACCGAGTCCCTGCTCCTGGAGCTGCTGCCGCGCGTGCGCAACCTGGTGCGCTACCTGGTGCGGGGAGACATGGACGTGGAGGACATCGCCCAGGAGTCGCTCATCGCGCTGGTGCGGGGCCTGCCCACCTATCGCGGCGACGGGCGTTTCCACGGCTGGGTGGACCGGGTGGTGGTGCGCACCACGTTCGCGTGGCTCAAGCGTTCACGCGGCCGCGAGGCCCGCTACAGTGGGGACCCGGTGGAGTTGTTGGCGGTGCCGTCCGACGAAGCGCCGGCGGACGAATATCTGCACCGCCGTCACCTGGTGACGTTACTGGACAGGTTGTCGACGGAGCAGCGGCACGCGCTGGTGCTGCACCACGTCCTGGAATTGAGCGTGCAGGAGATTTCGACAGAGCTGGGAGTCCCCTTCGAGACCGTGCGCAGCCGCCTGCGCCTGGGACGCACCGCCCTGCGCGCGCTGGCCTCGGATGGCGAGGCACCCGAGGGGGAGTCGTCATGA
- a CDS encoding MFS transporter, with translation MNRLRELRSVLNLTVLVAGLGYFVDLFDITLFGVVRVASLKDLGLTDPSDIFQKGLFIYNAQMAGMMVGGLFWGLLGDKRGRLSVMFGSILLYSVANLLNPFVWDVNSYAACRFLGGLGLAGELGAAITLVAESLPKEKRGLGTTVVATLGMLGIVVAALVGQHLHWKAAYVTGGVLGLLLLFARFKVSESALFTQKAGPAKGNPLLLITGGRFSKYLGCILVGVPIYFTTGILFVFAPELTAGLNVQGTVTAGDAILFGSVGLTLGDLMSGLLSQWLQSRKRAVGFSLCVWFALVLVYGLMPGLTPTLIYALTFLIGLSVGYWAVLITMAAEQFGTNIRATVATSVPNFVRGSAVIAATAFGQLKGSLGVAHAALAVGAVCFVLALVALARLAETFHRDLDYVESVSDAKVDVPTSSGA, from the coding sequence ATGAACCGTCTCCGGGAACTGCGCTCGGTCCTGAACCTCACCGTCCTCGTGGCGGGGCTCGGCTACTTCGTGGACCTCTTCGACATCACGCTGTTCGGCGTGGTGCGCGTCGCGTCGCTGAAGGACCTGGGCCTCACGGACCCTTCCGACATCTTCCAGAAGGGGCTGTTCATCTACAACGCGCAGATGGCGGGGATGATGGTGGGCGGCCTCTTCTGGGGCCTGCTCGGGGACAAGCGGGGCCGGCTGTCCGTGATGTTCGGCTCCATCCTCCTGTACTCGGTGGCCAACCTGCTCAACCCCTTCGTCTGGGACGTGAACAGCTACGCCGCGTGCCGCTTCCTCGGAGGACTGGGGCTCGCGGGCGAGCTGGGCGCGGCCATCACGCTGGTCGCCGAGTCCCTGCCCAAGGAGAAGCGCGGCCTGGGCACCACCGTCGTCGCCACGCTGGGCATGCTGGGCATCGTCGTCGCGGCGCTCGTCGGGCAGCACCTGCACTGGAAGGCGGCCTACGTGACGGGCGGCGTGCTGGGCCTGCTGCTCCTCTTCGCGCGCTTCAAGGTGTCCGAGTCCGCCCTCTTCACCCAGAAGGCCGGCCCCGCGAAGGGGAACCCGCTCCTGCTCATCACGGGCGGACGCTTCTCCAAGTATCTGGGCTGCATCCTCGTGGGCGTGCCCATCTACTTCACCACCGGCATCCTCTTCGTCTTCGCCCCGGAGCTGACGGCGGGCCTCAACGTGCAGGGCACGGTGACCGCCGGCGACGCCATCCTCTTCGGCAGCGTGGGCCTGACGCTGGGAGACCTGATGTCCGGCCTGCTGAGCCAGTGGCTCCAGAGCCGCAAGCGCGCCGTGGGCTTCAGCCTGTGCGTCTGGTTCGCGCTGGTGCTCGTGTACGGGCTCATGCCGGGCCTCACCCCGACGCTCATCTACGCGCTGACCTTCCTCATTGGCCTGAGCGTGGGCTACTGGGCGGTGCTCATCACCATGGCGGCCGAGCAGTTCGGCACCAACATCCGCGCCACCGTGGCGACGTCCGTGCCCAACTTCGTGCGCGGCTCCGCGGTGATTGCCGCCACCGCCTTCGGTCAGCTCAAGGGCTCCCTGGGCGTGGCGCACGCGGCGCTGGCCGTGGGCGCGGTGTGCTTCGTCCTGGCGCTCGTCGCCCTGGCGCGGCTGGCGGAGACCTTCCACCGCGACCTGGACTACGTGGAGTCCGTGAGCGACGCGAAAGTGGACGTCCCTACCAGCTCCGGCGCCTGA
- a CDS encoding GGDEF domain-containing protein, whose translation MSGDQTRVTKISSLTPGPERGAECCLVQIHGPELGKKYVLEETEFTIGRDQHNHIVVDLDNVSRRHARIWGRQGKMFVEDLQSTNGTYLNDREVLQAQPLRSGDLVKVGGSIFKFLDGDNIETQYHETIYTLTIADGLTGINNKRYFLEYLEREMGRSHRYQRTLSMFMFDIDHFKQINDVHGHLAGDYVLRELAQSIKKLVRREQCFARYGGEEFAVVMPEDGPDKARLFAEKIRKLVEDKRFVFEDKEIPVTISLGVAEVASEMSEPSQFIKVADANLYKAKKSGRNRVVG comes from the coding sequence ATGTCTGGCGACCAAACGCGAGTCACCAAGATCTCCAGCCTCACCCCGGGACCCGAGCGCGGCGCTGAGTGTTGCCTCGTGCAGATCCACGGCCCTGAGCTGGGCAAGAAGTACGTGCTGGAAGAGACCGAGTTCACCATCGGTCGCGACCAGCACAACCACATCGTGGTGGACCTGGACAACGTGTCCCGCCGCCACGCGCGCATCTGGGGCCGGCAGGGGAAGATGTTCGTGGAGGACCTCCAGTCCACCAACGGCACCTACCTCAACGACCGGGAAGTGCTCCAGGCGCAGCCGTTGCGCAGCGGGGACCTGGTGAAGGTGGGAGGCTCCATCTTCAAGTTCCTCGACGGCGACAACATCGAGACCCAGTACCACGAGACCATCTACACGCTGACCATCGCGGACGGTCTCACCGGCATCAACAACAAGCGCTACTTCCTGGAGTACCTGGAGCGGGAGATGGGCCGCTCGCACCGGTACCAGCGCACGCTGTCGATGTTCATGTTCGACATCGACCACTTCAAGCAGATCAACGACGTGCACGGTCACCTGGCCGGCGACTACGTGCTGCGGGAGCTGGCGCAGTCCATCAAGAAGCTCGTCCGGCGCGAGCAGTGCTTCGCGCGCTACGGCGGCGAGGAGTTCGCCGTGGTGATGCCGGAGGACGGTCCGGACAAGGCGCGCCTGTTCGCGGAGAAGATCCGCAAGCTGGTGGAGGACAAGCGCTTCGTCTTCGAGGACAAGGAAATCCCCGTCACCATCTCCCTGGGCGTGGCGGAAGTCGCCTCGGAGATGTCGGAGCCGTCCCAGTTCATCAAGGTGGCGGACGCGAACCTCTACAAGGCCAAGAAGTCCGGCCGTAACCGCGTGGTGGGCTGA
- the glgC gene encoding glucose-1-phosphate adenylyltransferase, whose amino-acid sequence MSKLLAMILAGGAGTRLEPLTRERAKPAVPFGGRYRIIDFVLSNFANSGVYRMKVLTQYKSDSLNNHLSRAWRMTAFLGHYVEAVPAQMRTGVDWYKGSADAIYQNLNIITDEEPDHIFVFGADHVYRMDTRKMLDFHIERKAACTVAAIPVPIEQGHEFGIIDVGPDGRMLQFLEKPKNPPPMPGNPKMCLASMGNYLFTTDTLVKQVVRDAADEKSAHDFGKSIISQLYKHEPVYVYDFAQNTVAGQEDKERGYWRDVGNIDVYYQSNMDLVEVDPTFNLYNDRWPIHTQPNNYPPAKFVFADRENKRVGTATDSLVAEGCIISGGHVHRSVLSPKVRVNSYSEVEDSILFENVTIGRRCRIKRAIIDKNVEIPPGMTIGYDPVEDKRRFHVTSGGVVVIPKGMKVT is encoded by the coding sequence ATGTCAAAGCTGCTGGCCATGATTCTTGCGGGAGGCGCTGGCACGCGCCTGGAGCCCCTGACCCGGGAGCGCGCGAAGCCCGCGGTTCCGTTCGGTGGGCGCTACCGCATCATCGACTTCGTCCTGTCGAACTTCGCCAACTCCGGCGTGTACCGGATGAAGGTGCTGACCCAGTACAAGAGCGACTCGCTCAACAACCACCTGTCGCGCGCGTGGCGCATGACGGCGTTCCTGGGTCACTACGTGGAGGCGGTGCCCGCGCAGATGCGCACCGGCGTGGACTGGTACAAGGGCAGCGCGGACGCCATCTACCAGAACCTCAACATCATCACGGACGAGGAGCCGGACCACATCTTCGTCTTCGGCGCGGACCACGTGTACCGGATGGACACGCGCAAGATGCTGGACTTCCACATCGAGCGGAAGGCGGCGTGCACGGTGGCCGCGATTCCGGTGCCCATCGAGCAGGGGCACGAGTTCGGCATCATCGACGTGGGGCCGGACGGGCGGATGCTCCAGTTCCTGGAGAAGCCCAAGAACCCGCCGCCCATGCCGGGCAACCCGAAGATGTGCCTGGCCTCCATGGGCAACTACCTCTTCACCACGGACACGCTGGTGAAGCAGGTGGTGCGCGACGCGGCGGACGAGAAGAGCGCGCACGACTTCGGCAAGTCCATCATCAGCCAGCTGTACAAGCACGAGCCCGTGTACGTGTACGACTTCGCCCAGAACACGGTGGCCGGCCAGGAGGACAAGGAGCGCGGCTACTGGCGGGACGTGGGGAACATCGACGTGTACTACCAGTCCAACATGGACCTGGTGGAGGTGGACCCCACCTTCAACCTGTACAACGACCGCTGGCCCATCCACACGCAGCCCAACAACTACCCGCCGGCGAAGTTCGTCTTCGCGGACCGGGAGAACAAGCGCGTGGGCACCGCCACGGATTCGCTGGTGGCGGAGGGCTGCATCATCTCCGGCGGCCACGTGCACCGCTCCGTGCTGTCGCCGAAGGTGCGGGTGAACTCGTATTCGGAGGTGGAGGACTCCATCCTCTTCGAGAACGTCACCATCGGACGCCGCTGCCGCATCAAGCGGGCCATCATCGACAAGAACGTGGAGATTCCGCCCGGGATGACCATTGGCTACGACCCGGTGGAGGACAAGCGCCGCTTCCACGTCACGTCCGGCGGCGTCGTCGTCATCCCCAAGGGGATGAAGGTCACCTGA